In Nicotiana tabacum cultivar K326 chromosome 11, ASM71507v2, whole genome shotgun sequence, a single window of DNA contains:
- the LOC142166020 gene encoding uncharacterized protein LOC142166020, with the protein MANMIGELKDAGHVLTDEQQIQAVIRSLSSSWDHMKMHLTHNERITTLEDVRRHLELEEERLKATKPIAELHMATTSKIKSDSKKRKWGKKRGSPQVQPAKREKTEKGKNRRPKRVKVAKVKCYNCDKKGHYARDCFEPPRKVFHDARISELCVSSSVFLTESNPLWIVDSGATGHIAWERSAFVEFRRVPRGAK; encoded by the coding sequence ATGGCAAATATGATCGGGGAATTGAAAGACGCTGGTCATGTGTTGACTGATGAACAACAAATTCAAGCTGTCATACGCTCTTTATCTAGTTCTTGGGATCATATGAAAATGCATTTGACCCATAATGAACGAATCACAACTCTGGAAGATGTCCGGAGACACcttgagttagaggaggaacgaCTTAAGGCTACAAAGCCAATAGCTGAGTTGCACATGGCAACAACCTccaaaatcaagagtgattcaaaGAAAAGGAAATGGGGAAAGAAGAGAGGGTCACCTCAAGTTCAGCCTGCTAAAAGAGAAAAGACTGAAAAGGGCAAGAACAGACGTCCCAAACGTGTGAAAGTTGCTAAAGTGAAATGCTATAATTGTGACAAGAAGGGTCACTATGCTAGAGATTGCTTTGAGCCTCCTAGAAAGGTATTTCACGATGCTCGAATTAGTGAACTTTGTGTTTCTAGTTCTGTTTTTCTAACTGAAtctaatcctttgtggattgtagATTCAGGAGCAACGGGCCACATAGCCTGGGAACGCAGTGCCTTTGTTGAATTTCGGCGAGTTCCACGTGGAGCAAAGTGA